A single region of the Phycisphaerae bacterium RAS1 genome encodes:
- the bamB_2 gene encoding Outer membrane protein assembly factor BamB precursor, which translates to MANRYRRKLRGCWPAALLPAVVAASAVAGEWTHLARDARRSGVAARGPRDLSSVDWCATLNPDEEFVWRSSVVVGGCRAYANVRVFDGDDVQSGNRLIALHRDDGQIKWRCELPPDVLDSISTPTISAAHELAILGIDQTLFAVDTHVGSIAWQRPLPRRIVNASAAVSDNLKNGETPANRVFITDYAPYSTGALYAVNLDAYHASKNPFQPGEIAWSVTLAGSSGATPALDGSCVYVACTSGEIRAYDARDGSLEWAQPGLGPGGFFGGVGVSAGAVYAATYNFFGSQNNSRLYKLSSADGAIIWQTPCERTTSIPVVVDSRIYVSGGINGFGSVEKVQAFADGGTSATLLWDTAAIEPTVGGWTHQPACADGLLYVGTPAPGGDWSPYVQLAIIDTLKSPGDAGFIMAVHPGSGGSPALADGAAFSFGSGGLFALAGDPLGDMNCDGAVDVLDINPFVLALFDPLAYDVLYPGCNMQNADANGDEQVNVLDINAFVDLLAGDGG; encoded by the coding sequence ATGGCGAATCGTTACAGGCGAAAGCTGCGGGGCTGCTGGCCGGCGGCGCTTCTGCCGGCGGTCGTGGCCGCGTCGGCCGTGGCCGGGGAATGGACGCACCTGGCGCGCGACGCGCGCCGCAGCGGCGTCGCGGCGCGCGGACCGCGAGACTTGTCATCGGTCGATTGGTGCGCCACGCTCAATCCCGATGAGGAGTTCGTCTGGCGCTCGTCCGTGGTCGTTGGCGGGTGCCGCGCGTACGCAAACGTGCGCGTGTTCGACGGAGACGACGTGCAGAGCGGCAACCGCTTGATCGCGCTGCACCGGGACGACGGCCAGATCAAATGGCGCTGCGAGCTTCCGCCCGACGTGCTAGACAGTATCAGCACGCCGACGATCAGCGCGGCGCACGAACTGGCGATCCTGGGGATCGATCAAACGCTCTTTGCGGTCGATACGCACGTCGGTTCGATCGCGTGGCAGCGCCCGTTGCCGCGGCGGATTGTGAACGCGTCGGCCGCTGTCAGCGACAACCTGAAGAACGGCGAGACGCCGGCCAATCGCGTGTTCATCACGGACTACGCGCCCTACTCGACCGGCGCGCTCTACGCGGTCAATCTCGACGCCTACCACGCGAGCAAGAACCCGTTTCAGCCCGGCGAGATTGCGTGGAGCGTCACCCTCGCCGGAAGCAGCGGCGCCACGCCCGCACTCGACGGGTCGTGCGTCTACGTGGCATGCACGAGCGGCGAGATTCGCGCCTACGACGCGCGCGACGGCAGCCTCGAATGGGCGCAGCCGGGACTCGGCCCGGGGGGGTTCTTCGGCGGCGTCGGCGTGAGCGCGGGCGCGGTCTACGCGGCAACGTACAACTTCTTCGGTTCGCAGAACAACAGCCGACTCTACAAGCTGAGTTCCGCGGACGGCGCGATCATCTGGCAGACGCCCTGCGAACGCACGACCAGCATCCCGGTCGTCGTCGATTCGCGAATCTACGTCAGCGGCGGCATCAACGGATTCGGCTCGGTGGAAAAAGTGCAGGCCTTTGCCGACGGCGGAACCTCCGCGACGCTGCTTTGGGACACGGCGGCGATTGAGCCGACGGTCGGCGGCTGGACGCATCAGCCCGCTTGCGCCGACGGCCTGCTCTACGTCGGCACGCCCGCGCCCGGCGGCGACTGGAGTCCCTACGTCCAGCTTGCAATCATCGATACCTTGAAATCGCCGGGCGACGCCGGGTTCATCATGGCCGTCCATCCAGGCTCGGGCGGGTCGCCGGCGCTGGCCGATGGCGCGGCGTTTTCGTTCGGCAGCGGCGGGCTGTTTGCTCTTGCGGGCGATCCCCTCGGCGACATGAACTGCGACGGTGCGGTGGACGTGCTCGACATCAACCCGTTCGTGCTGGCGCTGTTTGACCCGCTCGCGTATGACGTGCTCTATCCCGGTTGCAATATGCAGAACGCAGACGCGAACGGAGACGAGCAGGTAAACGTGCTGGATATCAACGCCTTCGTCGATCTTCTGGCGGGAGACGGCGGTTGA
- the bglX gene encoding Periplasmic beta-glucosidase precursor — MDSRKFSDWHSRLCSLLGGAILMAAVALPPPARADEIDARIDALLAKMSLADKVGQLNQISGGSADADAAVREKLLSEIRAGRVGSVLGATGAEYTNMLQRVAVEESPHKIPLLIANDVIHGYRTIFPIPLGEAASWNPALIKTCCQVAAREARAGGTHWTFAPMVDVCRDPRWGRIAETAGEDTYLGSVIAAARVRGFQQAADGPHGGVMACAKHFAAYGGAEGGRDYNTVDISRRTLHEIYLPTFHAAVKAGAGSFMTSFNEISGIPATANNYILRDVLRRGWRFNGIVISDYNAIGELIPHGFAADGAAAAEKAIRAGVDIDMCAFLYEKHAAALVESGRLPAALLDEAVRRVLAAKFGLGLFEQPYADAAHESRTLLDRSHRVAALAAAAGSLVLLRNEGGLLPIRSGVERIALIGPLAENRADLLGTWACIGRAEDVVPLSDGLRKALPNAAVKIVRGSEFLKPITGGIDEAVAAAKASQVAILAVGESEDMSGEAHSRAEIDLPAPQLELVKAVHAAGVPTVVVVFTGRPLAIPWLAENIPAILVAWHPGIEGGNAVADTLIGTYNPGGKLPATFPRSVGQIPLYYNHKNSGRPPVAGERYTSKYIDIDWTPQFPFGFGLSYTRFEYSAIELSHQKLKSDGVLEVSVDVRNAGDRRGDEVVQAYFHDCAASVTRPVRQLIAFQRIGLSPGETYTCRFRLSVADMGFYDADMKFVVEPGVMELYVGGSSAGGLKATFEIVE; from the coding sequence TTGGACAGTAGGAAATTTTCAGACTGGCATTCGCGTTTGTGCTCTCTGCTGGGCGGCGCCATTCTCATGGCGGCCGTCGCGCTGCCGCCGCCAGCGCGCGCCGATGAAATCGACGCGCGCATCGACGCGCTGCTGGCCAAGATGTCGCTGGCCGACAAAGTCGGGCAACTCAACCAGATCTCCGGCGGCTCGGCCGATGCCGACGCGGCCGTGCGGGAGAAGCTCCTGTCCGAGATTCGCGCCGGACGCGTCGGCTCGGTGCTGGGCGCGACCGGCGCCGAATACACGAATATGCTGCAGCGCGTCGCGGTCGAGGAGTCGCCGCACAAAATTCCGCTGCTGATCGCCAACGACGTGATTCACGGCTATCGCACGATCTTTCCGATTCCGCTGGGCGAAGCGGCGAGCTGGAATCCCGCACTGATCAAAACGTGCTGCCAGGTGGCAGCACGCGAGGCGCGGGCCGGCGGCACGCATTGGACGTTTGCACCGATGGTCGACGTGTGCCGCGATCCGCGCTGGGGGCGCATCGCGGAAACCGCCGGCGAAGACACGTATCTCGGTTCCGTCATCGCCGCCGCCCGCGTCCGCGGGTTCCAGCAGGCGGCCGACGGTCCGCACGGCGGCGTGATGGCCTGCGCAAAGCACTTCGCGGCCTACGGCGGGGCGGAGGGCGGACGGGACTACAACACGGTCGACATCTCGCGCCGCACGCTGCACGAAATCTACCTGCCGACGTTTCACGCCGCGGTCAAAGCCGGCGCCGGATCGTTCATGACCTCGTTCAACGAAATCAGCGGCATCCCGGCGACAGCCAACAACTACATCCTGCGAGACGTGCTCCGCCGCGGCTGGCGATTCAACGGCATCGTGATCAGCGATTACAACGCCATCGGCGAGCTGATTCCGCACGGGTTCGCGGCGGACGGCGCGGCCGCGGCCGAAAAGGCGATTCGAGCCGGCGTCGACATCGACATGTGCGCGTTTCTATACGAAAAGCACGCGGCGGCGCTGGTGGAGTCCGGCCGGCTGCCGGCGGCGCTGCTGGACGAGGCCGTTCGGCGCGTGCTGGCGGCCAAGTTCGGCCTCGGGCTGTTTGAGCAGCCGTATGCCGACGCCGCGCACGAGTCGCGCACGTTGCTGGACCGTTCGCACCGGGTCGCGGCCCTGGCGGCGGCCGCGGGGAGCCTCGTCCTTTTGCGCAACGAAGGCGGGCTGTTGCCCATTCGGTCCGGCGTTGAACGCATCGCGCTCATCGGCCCGCTGGCGGAAAACCGCGCCGACCTGCTGGGCACCTGGGCCTGCATCGGCCGCGCCGAGGACGTCGTGCCGCTCTCGGACGGCTTGAGGAAAGCTCTGCCCAACGCGGCCGTGAAGATCGTGAGAGGCAGCGAGTTCCTCAAGCCGATCACCGGCGGGATCGACGAAGCCGTCGCCGCCGCCAAGGCCAGCCAGGTCGCCATCCTGGCCGTCGGTGAGAGCGAAGACATGAGCGGCGAGGCTCACAGCCGGGCCGAGATCGACCTGCCCGCGCCGCAGCTTGAACTGGTCAAAGCGGTTCACGCCGCCGGCGTGCCGACCGTGGTCGTTGTCTTCACCGGCCGGCCGCTGGCGATTCCCTGGCTGGCGGAAAATATACCGGCGATCCTGGTCGCCTGGCATCCCGGCATCGAGGGCGGCAACGCCGTCGCCGACACTCTGATCGGAACGTACAACCCGGGAGGGAAGTTGCCGGCGACGTTCCCGCGCAGCGTCGGCCAGATTCCGCTCTACTACAACCACAAGAACTCCGGCCGCCCGCCGGTCGCCGGCGAGCGCTACACCTCCAAGTACATCGACATCGACTGGACGCCGCAGTTCCCCTTCGGCTTCGGCCTCAGCTACACGCGGTTCGAGTATTCGGCCATCGAGTTGTCACACCAGAAGCTCAAGTCCGACGGCGTGCTGGAGGTTAGCGTGGACGTTCGCAACGCCGGCGATCGCCGCGGCGATGAAGTCGTGCAGGCTTACTTTCACGACTGCGCCGCGAGTGTGACGCGGCCGGTGCGGCAACTGATAGCGTTTCAGCGCATCGGGCTGTCGCCGGGAGAAACGTACACGTGTCGATTCCGGCTCTCTGTCGCCGACATGGGCTTCTACGACGCCGACATGAAGTTCGTCGTCGAGCCCGGGGTGATGGAACTCTACGTCGGCGGCAGCAGCGCCGGCGGGTTGAAAGCGACGTTTGAGATCGTCGAGTAG
- the rpsA_1 gene encoding 30S ribosomal protein S1 has translation MVDLNLIKEIDISDAELDAQLSAAFGGSLTRESIEKAVGAPAAARPVSTPGEDSAPIRRARVVAMTANEAVLDIGMKSEGIIPLNEWDDPSQVDVGDEVEVLIEEIESDTGMVLVSKRKADRILNWRRIVESTKEGDDCKGRVIKKIKGGLLVDIGVNVFLPASQVDIRRPADIGEYIGQEIDAKILKIDKERRNIVISRRKRIEEERARAKERLMAEIQVGQVRKGQVKNIADFGAFVDLGGIDGLLHITDMSWDRIEHPSKMLKIDQQIEIMVLSVDRDREKIALGLKQRLENPWEKVAERYPVGSRVKGEVVNIMNYGAFVKLEPGIEGLVHISEMSWTRRINHPSEVVNVADNIEVVVLDINKDKQEISLGMKQIEVNPWTTVAQKYPPGTVVEGTIRNLTNYGAFVEIEEGIDGLLHISDMSWTKKVSHPSEMAKKGDRVRCVVLTVDQEKMRVALGLKQMTEDPWVRAVPERYQPGMVVRGKVTKITNFGVFVELEQDLEGLLHVSELADHKVENPQDEVKIGDEVDVKILRVDTVERKIGLSKKRADWAGEAAEVGGTPAAEKKEKKKRRGGLHTGEEGGLNIG, from the coding sequence ATGGTTGATCTCAATCTCATCAAGGAAATCGATATCTCTGACGCCGAGCTGGACGCCCAGCTTTCGGCGGCGTTCGGCGGATCGCTGACGCGCGAGTCGATCGAGAAGGCAGTTGGCGCCCCGGCGGCGGCCCGACCGGTGTCGACGCCCGGCGAGGACTCGGCCCCGATTCGCCGGGCGCGGGTCGTGGCGATGACGGCCAATGAGGCGGTGCTTGACATCGGCATGAAGAGCGAAGGCATCATTCCGCTGAACGAGTGGGATGATCCGTCGCAGGTGGATGTGGGCGACGAGGTCGAGGTTTTGATCGAGGAGATCGAGAGCGACACCGGCATGGTGCTCGTCTCCAAGCGCAAGGCCGACCGCATCCTGAACTGGCGCCGCATCGTCGAAAGCACCAAGGAAGGCGACGACTGCAAGGGCCGCGTCATCAAGAAGATCAAGGGCGGCCTGCTGGTCGACATCGGCGTAAACGTGTTCCTGCCCGCGTCGCAGGTGGATATCCGCCGGCCGGCCGACATCGGCGAGTACATCGGCCAGGAGATCGACGCCAAGATCCTGAAGATCGACAAGGAACGCCGCAACATCGTTATCTCGCGCCGCAAGCGGATCGAGGAGGAGCGGGCGCGGGCGAAAGAGCGGCTGATGGCGGAGATTCAGGTCGGTCAGGTCCGCAAGGGCCAGGTGAAGAACATCGCCGACTTCGGCGCGTTCGTGGACCTGGGCGGCATCGACGGCCTGCTGCACATCACCGACATGTCCTGGGACCGCATCGAGCACCCGAGCAAGATGCTGAAGATCGACCAGCAGATCGAGATCATGGTGCTGAGCGTCGATCGCGACCGGGAAAAGATCGCCCTGGGCCTCAAGCAGCGGCTGGAAAACCCGTGGGAGAAGGTGGCCGAGCGCTACCCGGTCGGCTCGCGCGTCAAGGGCGAAGTGGTCAACATCATGAACTACGGCGCCTTCGTGAAGCTCGAACCGGGCATCGAGGGTCTGGTCCACATCAGCGAGATGAGCTGGACGCGGCGGATCAATCATCCGTCCGAGGTGGTCAACGTCGCCGACAACATCGAAGTCGTCGTGCTGGACATCAACAAGGACAAGCAGGAAATCTCGCTTGGAATGAAGCAGATCGAGGTCAATCCCTGGACCACGGTCGCGCAGAAGTACCCGCCCGGGACGGTTGTCGAAGGCACGATTCGCAACCTCACCAATTACGGCGCGTTCGTCGAGATCGAGGAAGGCATCGACGGCCTCTTGCACATCTCCGACATGAGCTGGACCAAGAAGGTCAGTCACCCGTCGGAAATGGCCAAGAAGGGCGACCGCGTCCGCTGCGTCGTCCTGACGGTGGACCAGGAAAAGATGCGCGTCGCCCTCGGACTCAAGCAGATGACCGAGGACCCGTGGGTTCGCGCCGTGCCGGAGCGCTATCAGCCGGGCATGGTCGTCCGCGGCAAGGTCACCAAGATCACCAACTTCGGCGTCTTCGTCGAGCTGGAGCAGGACCTCGAGGGCCTGCTGCACGTCTCGGAACTGGCCGATCACAAGGTCGAGAACCCGCAGGACGAGGTGAAGATCGGCGACGAGGTCGACGTCAAAATCCTGCGCGTCGACACGGTCGAGCGGAAAATCGGCCTGTCCAAGAAGCGGGCCGACTGGGCCGGCGAGGCGGCCGAAGTCGGCGGGACGCCCGCCGCCGAGAAGAAGGAAAAGAAGAAGCGCCGCGGCGGTCTGCACACCGGCGAAGAGGGCGGCCTGAACATCGGGTAG
- a CDS encoding TraB family protein translates to MLMFTRPSAQRIPALTLLVVLASARTAAAQAVQPTDKPLLWMIEGKTPSYLYGTIHLPDDRVLALPKVVDKALDACDAFFAEIPMDGDVILKSAQRMMLPEGKKLQDVIPKKVYDRAAAFAKTKGFDIAAFSRMRVWAVAVQITLLDRLHDMATKQALDMSLYLRCQAEDKQVGGLETLDEQFGIFESFSDAEQAEMLDKTLDFLEKSEKEGVKYIDKLIDLYLSGDEAELMKFMNAYFDENDPLDKRMVDKLLTQRNKHMAERMAAKLKESPGKSFFFAVGAAHLPDKTGVIELLKQRGLKLRRLTPADAAKLEAK, encoded by the coding sequence ATGCTGATGTTCACCCGCCCCTCCGCGCAGCGAATCCCCGCACTCACCCTGCTTGTCGTGCTCGCGTCGGCGCGCACCGCGGCGGCGCAGGCCGTCCAACCGACCGACAAGCCGCTGCTGTGGATGATCGAGGGCAAGACGCCGTCCTACCTGTACGGCACGATTCACCTGCCCGATGACCGCGTGCTGGCCCTGCCGAAGGTGGTCGACAAGGCGCTCGACGCCTGCGACGCGTTCTTCGCTGAGATTCCCATGGACGGCGACGTGATCCTGAAATCCGCCCAGCGGATGATGCTGCCCGAAGGCAAGAAGCTTCAGGACGTGATTCCGAAAAAGGTCTACGACCGCGCCGCCGCGTTCGCAAAGACCAAGGGCTTTGACATCGCCGCGTTCAGCCGCATGCGCGTCTGGGCGGTCGCGGTGCAGATCACGCTGCTGGACCGCCTGCACGACATGGCGACCAAGCAGGCGCTGGACATGTCGCTCTACCTGCGCTGCCAGGCCGAAGACAAGCAAGTTGGTGGCTTGGAGACGCTTGACGAACAGTTCGGCATCTTCGAGTCCTTCAGCGATGCCGAACAGGCGGAAATGCTCGACAAGACGCTGGACTTTCTGGAGAAATCGGAGAAGGAGGGCGTCAAGTACATCGACAAGCTGATCGACCTCTACCTCTCCGGGGACGAGGCCGAGCTGATGAAGTTCATGAACGCCTACTTCGACGAGAACGACCCGCTCGACAAGCGCATGGTGGACAAGCTGCTCACGCAGCGAAACAAGCACATGGCGGAGCGCATGGCGGCGAAGCTGAAGGAGAGCCCGGGCAAGTCGTTCTTTTTCGCCGTGGGCGCAGCTCACCTGCCGGACAAGACCGGCGTGATCGAACTGCTGAAACAGCGCGGCCTCAAGCTTCGCCGCCTGACACCGGCGGATGCGGCGAAGCTCGAGGCCAAGTGA
- the fcl gene encoding GDP-L-fucose synthase, with translation MTTERSGVTQAGDVTPPLGAAGSETPLHGYHSAMSSFWTYRRVLVTGGAGFLGRVVVAALRQRGCRHVTVPRSIQYNLVERGAIERLLEAAQPDLIIHLAAVCGGIGANRDRPGDFFYQNLMMGVQLMEAARLRGVAKFVAIGTVCAYPKFAAVPFREERLWDGYPEETNAPYGLAKKMLLVQAQAYRQQHGYNAIYLLPANLYGPADNFDLHTSHVIPALIRKFSEARGRGDASATCWGTGSASREFLYVDDAAEGILLATERYDGPEPVNLGNGREITIRELTEMIRKMVGFQGRIEWDATKPDGQPRRALDTSRARELFGFEARVSLEDGLRQTIEWFNQSTAT, from the coding sequence GTGACGACCGAGAGGAGCGGCGTCACACAGGCCGGGGACGTCACCCCGCCGCTTGGCGCGGCGGGTTCGGAAACGCCGCTGCACGGCTATCATTCGGCCATGTCGTCGTTCTGGACCTACCGCCGTGTGCTCGTGACCGGCGGCGCCGGATTTCTCGGCCGTGTCGTCGTCGCCGCGTTGCGACAGCGCGGCTGCCGACACGTGACCGTGCCGCGCAGTATCCAATACAACCTCGTCGAGCGCGGCGCGATCGAGCGGCTGCTCGAAGCGGCGCAGCCCGATCTCATTATTCACCTCGCCGCGGTCTGCGGCGGCATCGGTGCGAATCGCGACCGGCCGGGCGATTTCTTCTATCAGAACCTGATGATGGGCGTGCAGCTCATGGAAGCGGCCCGGCTTCGCGGCGTGGCGAAGTTCGTCGCCATCGGCACGGTCTGTGCGTATCCCAAATTCGCGGCGGTTCCCTTTCGCGAAGAGCGCCTCTGGGACGGCTACCCGGAGGAGACCAACGCCCCCTACGGCCTGGCGAAGAAGATGCTGCTGGTGCAGGCGCAGGCGTACCGCCAGCAGCACGGCTACAACGCGATCTACCTGCTGCCGGCCAATCTCTACGGCCCGGCGGACAACTTTGACCTGCACACCAGCCACGTCATTCCGGCGCTGATCCGCAAGTTCAGCGAGGCCCGGGGGCGCGGCGACGCATCGGCGACCTGCTGGGGCACCGGCAGCGCCTCGCGCGAGTTTCTGTACGTCGATGACGCGGCCGAGGGCATCCTGCTCGCGACCGAGCGCTACGACGGACCCGAGCCGGTGAATCTCGGCAACGGTCGCGAGATCACGATTCGCGAACTCACCGAGATGATTCGGAAGATGGTCGGTTTCCAGGGCCGCATCGAGTGGGACGCCACCAAGCCCGACGGCCAGCCGCGGCGCGCGCTGGACACGAGCAGGGCCCGCGAGCTCTTCGGATTCGAGGCGCGCGTGTCGCTGGAAGATGGTTTGCGGCAGACGATCGAGTGGTTCAATCAATCGACCGCGACCTAG
- a CDS encoding Glycosyl transferase: MARPLRIFISVAEDSADVHAAALLRAAPDVLGHFTVAGLTGPRLRALGAETVADLTAHAAMLGGVFGVASRALAALRAVEQSWTRQRPDVLVVLDSPELHLGVPELRLRGMAPRARRRGIPVVYYIAPQTWASRPWRNAAIRRCVDTLACILPFEEAYFRSRAIDARFVGHPLFESLAREQPRPAMVARLRAGDAPLIALLPGSRRGVLRRVLPLQLAVLGRLRRPFRCAVSAVDAERAGEISGVLAASPQPPALRGTIEILTDENASLLSAADLVLVASGTATLHVAHYRKPMIVMYDAGPLLGGAYEYFGRRIVATPHLSLVNLLADRRVVPEFMPTVPDPAEVAAVADQLLSDHAWRELMIAQLDEVVRPLETGSASRGVCEIVRSVVNTT, encoded by the coding sequence ATGGCGCGGCCTCTTCGCATTTTCATCTCTGTCGCCGAAGACTCCGCCGACGTTCATGCCGCCGCCCTGCTGCGCGCCGCGCCGGACGTGCTGGGCCATTTCACGGTCGCAGGTCTGACCGGACCGCGCCTGCGGGCGCTGGGAGCGGAAACGGTGGCGGACCTCACCGCGCACGCCGCCATGCTGGGCGGCGTGTTCGGCGTGGCGTCGCGGGCGCTCGCCGCACTGCGCGCCGTCGAGCAGTCCTGGACCCGCCAGCGGCCGGATGTCCTGGTCGTACTCGATTCACCCGAGCTGCACCTGGGCGTCCCCGAGTTGCGGCTGCGCGGCATGGCGCCGCGGGCGCGCCGCCGCGGCATTCCGGTGGTCTATTACATCGCCCCGCAAACCTGGGCCTCGCGTCCGTGGCGAAACGCCGCCATCCGCCGCTGCGTCGATACGCTAGCATGCATTCTGCCCTTTGAAGAGGCCTATTTCCGCAGTCGCGCCATTGACGCACGGTTCGTCGGGCACCCGCTTTTCGAGTCGCTAGCGCGGGAGCAGCCGCGGCCGGCGATGGTCGCGCGGCTGAGAGCGGGTGACGCTCCGCTGATCGCACTGCTGCCCGGTTCGCGGCGCGGCGTGCTTCGCCGCGTGCTGCCGCTGCAACTGGCGGTCCTCGGACGGCTGCGGCGTCCTTTTCGCTGTGCGGTCTCGGCGGTCGATGCGGAACGGGCCGGAGAGATCAGCGGCGTGCTGGCCGCGTCGCCGCAGCCGCCCGCGCTGCGCGGCACGATCGAGATTCTGACCGACGAAAACGCGTCGTTGCTGAGCGCCGCGGACCTCGTGCTGGTCGCGTCGGGCACGGCCACGCTGCACGTCGCCCACTACCGCAAGCCGATGATCGTGATGTACGACGCCGGCCCGCTGCTGGGCGGCGCGTATGAGTATTTCGGCCGGCGCATCGTCGCCACGCCGCACCTGTCCTTGGTCAACCTGCTGGCCGACCGCCGCGTGGTGCCGGAGTTCATGCCGACGGTTCCCGACCCGGCCGAGGTCGCTGCGGTGGCGGATCAGTTGCTGAGCGATCATGCGTGGCGCGAATTGATGATCGCGCAACTGGACGAAGTCGTGCGCCCGTTGGAAACCGGCAGCGCGAGCCGCGGGGTTTGTGAGATCGTGCGGTCTGTCGTCAACACCACATAA
- a CDS encoding Major Facilitator Superfamily protein: MDFLRIDDIPPLARRNYLLELRHISMWGVFANLVDGSFSSIVVAKTFHASSMLVSFVWATPMLAHILSLVWGVVLRGRPRVPMFVLLAIGALLCAASVALTPTHWGEAGGWIFAAQVAGARIFLSGLVTVRTSMWKSNYPSTHRARIAGRIQMINAQQMLIMSAGLTLLFDRHADYFRLAYPLIGVLGVLSLLPLRRVRVRGERAELHSLRRHLAQRGAAGRSSWRQFRDGLRESAAILRNDAPFARYCTAQYFLGSSNFLVDPVLTVILTKQLGLGYFKSSLLMDLIPTVIMLVTIRAWAGYFDRRGVLAFRVVNSSVWLGAVVIMTLGIFLLNQRDPSAALGADGFAVAGLVVIGVSRMINGVGRGGGSIAWNLGHLHFAGKHDAELYMGVHVALTGLRGVIMPFVGQLTYYFLGWASFLIAIAAGVTAVVLFGRLARGAADPPVAEPGETPSAL, from the coding sequence ATGGATTTCCTCCGCATCGACGACATTCCGCCCCTGGCGCGGCGGAACTACCTGCTCGAACTGCGGCACATCTCCATGTGGGGCGTGTTCGCGAATCTCGTTGACGGGTCGTTCTCGAGCATCGTCGTCGCCAAGACGTTTCACGCCTCCAGCATGCTGGTCTCGTTCGTCTGGGCCACGCCCATGCTGGCCCACATCCTCAGCCTCGTCTGGGGCGTCGTGCTGCGCGGCCGTCCGCGCGTGCCGATGTTCGTGCTGCTGGCCATCGGAGCGCTGCTCTGCGCCGCCTCGGTCGCGCTGACGCCGACGCATTGGGGCGAAGCCGGCGGCTGGATCTTCGCGGCTCAGGTGGCCGGAGCGCGCATCTTCCTTTCGGGCCTGGTCACCGTCCGCACGTCGATGTGGAAATCTAACTATCCCTCGACGCATCGCGCTCGCATCGCCGGACGCATCCAGATGATCAACGCCCAGCAGATGCTGATCATGAGCGCCGGCCTGACGCTGCTCTTCGACCGTCACGCCGACTATTTCCGCCTCGCGTATCCGCTCATCGGCGTGCTGGGCGTGCTGTCGCTTCTGCCGCTGCGGCGCGTGCGCGTCCGCGGCGAGCGGGCCGAATTGCACAGTCTGCGGCGCCACCTGGCGCAGCGCGGCGCCGCCGGCCGGTCTTCCTGGCGTCAGTTTCGTGACGGCTTGCGAGAGTCCGCCGCGATCCTGCGGAACGATGCGCCTTTCGCCCGTTACTGCACGGCCCAGTATTTCCTGGGCAGCTCGAACTTCCTGGTCGATCCGGTGTTGACCGTGATTCTCACGAAGCAGCTCGGCCTGGGCTACTTCAAATCCAGCCTGCTGATGGACCTGATCCCCACCGTCATCATGCTCGTCACCATTCGCGCCTGGGCCGGCTACTTCGACCGCCGCGGCGTGCTGGCCTTCCGCGTCGTCAACAGCAGCGTCTGGTTGGGCGCCGTCGTCATCATGACGCTGGGCATATTCCTTTTAAATCAGCGAGATCCGTCCGCGGCGCTCGGCGCGGATGGGTTCGCCGTCGCCGGGTTGGTCGTGATCGGCGTCAGTCGCATGATCAACGGCGTCGGCCGCGGCGGCGGGTCAATCGCCTGGAACCTGGGCCACCTGCACTTTGCCGGCAAGCACGACGCGGAGCTTTACATGGGCGTGCACGTGGCGCTGACCGGCCTGCGCGGCGTCATCATGCCCTTCGTCGGGCAGCTCACGTATTACTTTCTGGGGTGGGCGTCATTCCTGATCGCGATTGCGGCGGGCGTGACCGCGGTGGTGCTGTTCGGGCGCCTGGCCCGTGGCGCGGCGGACCCGCCGGTTGCTGAGCCGGGCGAGACGCCTTCCGCATTGTAG